From one Mesoplodon densirostris isolate mMesDen1 chromosome 19, mMesDen1 primary haplotype, whole genome shotgun sequence genomic stretch:
- the PGLYRP1 gene encoding LOW QUALITY PROTEIN: peptidoglycan recognition protein 1 (The sequence of the model RefSeq protein was modified relative to this genomic sequence to represent the inferred CDS: inserted 2 bases in 1 codon; deleted 3 bases in 2 codons; substituted 2 bases at 2 genomic stop codons) has translation MTRRCALLAWALLAVLSLGEAQEASVSCIPIVPRREWKALASERNQRLRRPVRYAVVSHAAGSAWDTPASCLKQVQNVQHYHVRTLGWCDVGYDFLMGEDRLQYEGRGWNTLGAHSGPTXNPISLGISFMGNYMDRVPLSRTIRAAQSLLACGVAQGFLTPSYEVKGHRDVXKTXDQLYEIIQQWSHYHRV, from the exons ATGACCCGCCGCTGCGCGCTGCTCGCCTGGGCCCTCCTC GCCGTCCTCAGCCTCGGAGAGGCTCAAGAAGCCTCGGTAAGCTGCATCCCCATCGTGCCCCGCAGAGAGTGGAAGGCCCTGGCGTCCGAGCGCAACCAGCGCCTAAGACGG CCCGTGCGCTACGCGGTGGTGTCGCACGCAGCGGGCAGCGCCTGGGACACCCCGGCCTCTTGCCTGAAGCAGGTCCAGAACGTGCAGCACTACCACGTGCGGACGCTGGGCTGGTGCGACGTGGGCTACGA cttcctgatgggagaagACAGGCTCCAGTATGAGGGCCGGGGCTGGAACACCTTGGGCGCCCACTCAGGTCCCACCTAGAACCCCATATCCCTCGGCATCTCCTTCATGGGTAACTACATGG ATCGAGTGCCCCTGTCCCGCACCATCAGGGCAGCCCAGAGTCTGCTGGCTTGCGGCGTGGCTCAGGGATTCTTGACTCCTAGCTACGAGGTCAAAGGACACCGGGATGTGTAGAAGAC TGACCAGCTCTACGAAATCATCCAGCAATGGTCGCACTACCACCGCGTGTGA